A window of the Halichoerus grypus chromosome 2, mHalGry1.hap1.1, whole genome shotgun sequence genome harbors these coding sequences:
- the GJC1 gene encoding gap junction gamma-1 protein, which translates to MSWSFLTRLLEEIHNHSTFVGKIWLTVLIVFRIVLTAVGGESIYYDEQSKFVCNTEQPGCENVCYDAFAPLSHVRFWVFQIILVATPSVMYLGYAIHKIAKMEHGEADKKTARSKPYAMRWKQHRALEETEEDHEEDPMMYPEMELESEKENKEQNQPKPKHDGRRRIREDGLMKIYVLQLLARTIFEVGFLIGQYFLYGFQVHPFYVCSRLPCPHKIDCFISRPTEKTIFLLIMYGVTGLCLLLNIWEMLHLGFGTIRDSLNSKRRELEDPGAYNYPFTWNTPSAPPGYNIAVKPDQIQYTELSNAKIAYKQNKANIAQEQQYGSHEENLPADLETLQREIRMAQERLDLAIQAYSHQNNPHGPREKKAKVGSKAGSSKSSASGKSGDGKTSVWI; encoded by the coding sequence ATGAGTTGGAGCTTCCTGACTCGCCTGCTAGAGGAGATCCACAACCATTCCACATTTGTGGGGAAGATCTGGCTCACTGTATTGATTGTCTTCCGGATTGTCCTTACAGCTGTAGGAGGGGAGTCCATCTATTATGATGAGCAAAGCAAATTTGTATGTAACACAGAGCAGCCAGGTTGCGAGAACGTCTGCTATGATGCCTTTGCACCCCTGTCCCATGTGCGCTTCTGGGTATTCCAGATTATCCTGGTGGCAACCCCCTCGGTGATGTACCTGGGCTATGCCATTCATAAGATTGCCAAAATGGAGCATGGCGAAGCAGACAAGAAGACAGCTCGAAGCAAACCCTATGCAATGCGTTGGAAACAGCACCGGGCtctggaagaaacagaagaggaCCATGAAGAAGATCCCATGATgtatccagaaatggaattggagagtgaaaaagaaaataaggagcaGAACCAACCTAAACCCAAGCATGATGGCCGAAGGCGGATTCGAGAGGATGGGCTTATGAAGATCTACGTGCTGCAGTTGCTGGCAAGGACCATTTTTGAGGTGGGTTTTCTGATAGGGCAGTATTTTCTGTATGGCTTCCAAGTCCATCCATTTTATGTGTGCAGCAGACTTCCCTGCCCTCATAAAATAGACTGCTTTATTTCTAGACCCACTGAAAAGACCATCTTCCTTCTAATAATGTATGGTGTTACAGGCCTTTGCCTATTGCTTAACATTTGGGAAATGCTTCATTTAGGGTTTGGGACAATTCGAGACTCGCTAAACAGTAAAAGGAGGGAACTGGAAGATCCGGGTGCTTATAATTATCCTTTCACTTGGAATACACCATCTGCTCCCCCTGGCTATAACATTGCCGTCAAACCAGATCAAATCCAGTACACCGAACTGTCCAACGCTAAGATTGCCTACAAGCAAAACAAGGCCAACATCGCCCAGGAACAGCAGTATGGCAGCCATGAGGAGAACCTCCCAGCTGACCTGGAGACTCTGCAGCGAGAGATCAGAATGGCTCAGGAACGCCTGGATCTAGCAATCCAGGCCTACAGTCACCAAAACAACCCCCATGGACCCcgggaaaaaaaagccaaagtggGGTCCAAAGCTGGGTCCAGCAAGAGCAGTGCTAGTGGCAAATCGGGGGATGGGAAGACCTCCGTCTGGATTTAA